One window from the genome of Triticum urartu cultivar G1812 unplaced genomic scaffold, Tu2.1 TuUngrouped_contig_3877, whole genome shotgun sequence encodes:
- the LOC125527436 gene encoding salicylic acid-binding protein 2-like, whose translation MEAALDSGAKVKHIILVHGVCHGGWSWYKVAAGLRSAAAAAGHAYRVHAPDLAASGIDDRRLPEVATFSEYTGPLLDALRSLPAGEKAVLVGHSLGGLSVALAAEMFPDKVAVAAFLSAYMPDCVSPPSHVLMQHGEGNWVSPLDNEMKPQDADGRLPASFMFGPQFIQQKLYQLCSSEDITLAKSLIRVGSLFLEDLQARQPFTEERYGSVRKVYVVCKQDVTIPEAYQMLMVAKNPVDEVREIDGADHMAMLSAPEQVVKCILDIAEKYK comes from the exons ATGGAGGCGGCACTGGATAGCGGTGCAAAGGTAAAGCACATCATCCTCGTCCACGGCGTGTGCCACGGAGGCTGGAGCTGGTACAAGGTTGCGGCGGGGCTACGGTCTGCGGCTGCGGCGGCTGGGCACGCCTACCGCGTCCACGCGCCGGACCTAGCCGCGTCGGGCATCGATGACCGCCGGCTGCCAGAGGTAGCAACGTTCAGCGAGTACACGGGGCCGCTGCTCGATGCACTCCGGTCGCTCCCGGCCGGGGAGAAGGCGGTGCTCGTTGGGCACAGCCTCGGGGGCCTTAGCGTCGCCCTCGCCGCCGAGATGTTCCCGGACAAGGTCGCAGTCGCCGCGTTCCTATCCGCTTACATGCCGGACTGCGTGTCCCCGCCGTCGCATGTCCTCATGCAG CATGGTGAGGGCAACTGGGTATCCCCGTTGGACAACGAGATGAAACCCCAAGATGCAGATGGAAGACTCCCGGCTTCCTTCATGTTCGGGCCGCAATTTATACAACAAAAGCTCTATCAGTTGTGCTCATCAGAG GACATCACCCTTGCGAAATCTCTCATACGAGTCGGCTCATTGTTCCTGGAAGACCTGCAAGCCCGTCAGCCATTCACCGAGGAACGCTACGGCTCGGTCCGCAAGGTCTATGTAGTATGCAAGCAAGATGTAACCATACCAGAGGCATACCAAATGTTGATGGTGGCCAAAAACCCGGTGGACGAGGTCAGAGAGATCGACGGTGCAGATCATATGGCGATGCTCTCGGCACCTGAACAGGTTGTCAAGTGTATCCTCGACATTGCTGAGAAATATAAGTAA